Below is a genomic region from Halobacterium sp. CBA1132.
CCCCCGTTCCACGTCACCGAGGACCACACAAACAGTGTGCCACAGTGGAAGGTATAGTTAATTGACGACAATCGTCCCAGAACGTGAATATTTCCGCACATCCTGGGACGTAATTGACACGAATCACTATTGTTACACACAGTATGTGTTCGATTCATGGGGGTGGACCGTGACGAAGCCGACGTTCTCCGCACCGCTATCAGTCGGCAACGGGTCTTTCGGGTGTTCGAGGACGGGGGTGCGACGCGGTCGGACGTGCAGATGGCACTCGACGTGTCGCGTTCGACCGCCCACCGCGTCGTGAAAACGTTCGAATCGCTGGGAATCGTCGAGCGGCAGAACGGCTCCTACGAACTGACACCGTTCGGTCGTGTGGTCCAGGAGGAGACCGAGCGCGCGACCAGCACGCTGCGCGTCGCGCGCATGCTGGCACCGCTTCTGAGTACGCTCAAAGCGACCGACGAACCACCCGACCTCCACGCGTTCGAAGGTGCGACCGTGACCGAGCCCGAGGCCGGCGACCCCTACAGACCGATACGGCGGTTGCTGACGCTCGTGACGGAGTCTTCGAGAATCCGGGAGTTCGCGCCGACGACGCCCGACCCCGCCTACCAGCGCACCCTCTACGACCGGGTGCAGGCCGAGCTTCAGGCCGAGATACTCTACCCGGCTACGGTCGTCGACCACCTGCGACGCGAGAGCGCCGACGCGCTCGAACGCGCCATCGACGACGGCTCGCTGGACGTCTGCGTCGGCGACCCGCCGGCCTTTCGGTTGGTTATCGCGGACAAACGCGTCTACCTCGGAGGGTACAACGAGGAGGCGTCCCAGCTCCAAATCGTCGCCGACACCGCGGACGACAACGCCGTCGAGTGGGCCACGCGCTGTTTCGAGAACCACTGGGAGCGCGCGACGCCGTACGACGCGTACCTCGACGGGAAGCAGTAGGTCGGCCCGACGACGAACGCTCGCGGCACTCACTCCTCGGCCGTCGTCTCGCTCCGGGTCGTCGTCGAGAACGAAGACATCGGCGTACTCGTTGGCGTCGACGTGGCTGTCGCAGTCTCGTTCTGTTCCGTCGTCGTTGCTTCCGTCGACGTCTGTGTCGTGGTGGTCGTCTCGTTCACGACTGAGGTCGTCGTCGTGGTTTCGGTCTGCTCCGGCGTCGTTTCGTTCTCGGTCGTGGTCCCGTTCTGTTCCGGGGCCGTCGTCGTCTCGTTCTGCGCTGGAGTGGTGGTCGTACCGTTCCGTCCCTGAGTGGTGCCGTTGCCCGGCGAGGTGGCGGTCGGTGCGATCGTCGTGTTGTTCGCGGTCGTTCCCGGCTGTACGGTCCCGTTCGCGTTCGAGACAGTCACGCGCTCGCTGTGGTTGTCGACGCTGATAGACACGCCGACAGTCTCGGTGTCGGCGAGCGAGGCGACGGCGATGCCGCCGGTGAATCCCGCCAGTAGGGCGGCCACGACCATCACGACGATGCCGACTTCACGCGTCACTGTCCTTACCTCCGTCGGACACGTCGCCGCCGTCGGGAATCTCGCGGCCGCCCGGTCGGTCGCTGCGCTCGGGGGACTCCTCGCCGGCGGCGAACACGACGGTGACGAACGCGACGATCAGTACTGCGCCGGCGAACACGCCGACACTCACCGGTTCGAGGTCGCGGTAAGCGACGTACCCACTGTAGACCGCGAGCACGCCAAATCCCGCGGAACTCAGCTTGAGGTCGCGGGTCGTAATCGTGAACGCGTCGCCGCTGACGGTTTCGTGCGTCGACCCGGGCGGCGACGGGAGGTCGCCGACCCGGTCCATCCCTCTCGGCTTGCCGAGTTCCCCGACTGGCCGAGTGACGGTGACGTCGTTCGCCTCTCGGTCGTTCGTCGAGTCGCCGCGCGCGAACGCGTAGAGTTCGGACGCGACGAACGCGAGAATCGGCAAGCCGACGAGCACCGCGAGGCCCGTCGGCGTGTTCGCGAACAGCACCACGTGGCCGACGTACGGAATCGCGAACCAGACCTCGCCCGTCACACTCGATGCGGGTACGAGTGCGGGGTCGGGGTCGTCGTTGGCGTCGCCCTGCGTGCGGAACGCCAGCCCGTCCTCGCGTTCGACCACCTCGACGACGCGGTGCGTGACGGGCGTCGACTCCTCGGAGCGCACAAACGTGATGACGTCGCCGGCTTCGAGCGTGGCCGGGTCGACGTCGTTGACGACGACGGCGTCCCCGGGTGAGAGCGACGGCTCCATGCTGCTGGAGAGGACGACGTAGCTGGAGTCCGCGCCGACTAGCCACGGCGCCGCCTGAATGACGAACAGGGCGACGACGAGGACGGCGAGCACGGTCGCGACGGCGCTGACAGTGCGGCGGAGCGTGATGGACGTCACCGCGACCACCCCGTGGTTCTGCGGGCGAGCGGCGACATCGTGGAAAGTATCGTTACTGCCATGGGTTCGTTGGGTCGGTGTGGCGGCACTGGCTGGCGAACAGTTCGAGCACGAACGACAGCGACTCGCCGGCCGCGTCGGGCGTCTGGAGCGTCCAGTCCAGCGTGAGACACGCCGGCTCACAGCCGACGCAGCCGTCGTCGTCCGTGCAACCGTAGACGACGAAGTGGCTGAGGCCGCTGGGCTGGCCGCCGGGGTTCGTGCCCGCGAGCACGGCCGTCGCGGCGGACGCGCAGTCCCAGCGGTGTGTCACGAGGCCCGGTTCGTTCCCGCTGGCGCCGTTCCCACCGCCGGCGTGCGTCGGTTTGCCACCGCCCTTGACGTTCACGCGGCAGAACTCGACGTCGTCGGCGGCCAGGTCGACGCCACGGACTTCGTCGCCGTCGTCCTTCCAATGGACGCCCGTGATTTCGAGAGTGGTCGAGCCGTCGAGGGCCAGCGAACCCGGGACGTCGCCGACGGCCAGCGAGTCACCGGTCTCCTCGGCGA
It encodes:
- a CDS encoding winged helix-turn-helix domain-containing protein, which encodes MGVDRDEADVLRTAISRQRVFRVFEDGGATRSDVQMALDVSRSTAHRVVKTFESLGIVERQNGSYELTPFGRVVQEETERATSTLRVARMLAPLLSTLKATDEPPDLHAFEGATVTEPEAGDPYRPIRRLLTLVTESSRIREFAPTTPDPAYQRTLYDRVQAELQAEILYPATVVDHLRRESADALERAIDDGSLDVCVGDPPAFRLVIADKRVYLGGYNEEASQLQIVADTADDNAVEWATRCFENHWERATPYDAYLDGKQ
- a CDS encoding signal peptidase I; protein product: MTSITLRRTVSAVATVLAVLVVALFVIQAAPWLVGADSSYVVLSSSMEPSLSPGDAVVVNDVDPATLEAGDVITFVRSEESTPVTHRVVEVVEREDGLAFRTQGDANDDPDPALVPASSVTGEVWFAIPYVGHVVLFANTPTGLAVLVGLPILAFVASELYAFARGDSTNDREANDVTVTRPVGELGKPRGMDRVGDLPSPPGSTHETVSGDAFTITTRDLKLSSAGFGVLAVYSGYVAYRDLEPVSVGVFAGAVLIVAFVTVVFAAGEESPERSDRPGGREIPDGGDVSDGGKDSDA